In Algiphilus sp., one genomic interval encodes:
- a CDS encoding DUF1902 domain-containing protein: MYTINIRFDAEADVWVAVSDDVPGLATEAESLDALESKLHALVPELLEANALPATGTYSLRIDCPIAA, from the coding sequence ATGTACACGATCAACATCCGGTTCGACGCCGAAGCTGACGTCTGGGTCGCGGTCAGTGATGATGTGCCTGGTCTCGCCACCGAGGCAGAAAGTCTTGATGCGCTGGAGAGCAAGCTCCACGCGCTCGTACCCGAGCTGCTCGAAGCCAATGCGCTTCCGGCTACCGGAACCTACAGCCTGCGGATTGACTGCCCTATTGCCGCGTGA
- a CDS encoding type II toxin-antitoxin system HicA family toxin — MSDLAPDLRRLLRDAGCEYIRSGKGDHDIWHSPINGRRFVVDSRIKSRHTANAVLEQAGLLKAF, encoded by the coding sequence GTGAGTGACCTTGCGCCGGACCTTCGGCGCCTGCTTCGCGACGCGGGTTGCGAGTACATCCGCAGCGGCAAGGGCGATCACGACATCTGGCACAGCCCGATCAACGGTCGTCGATTCGTGGTGGACAGCCGAATCAAGTCGCGTCATACCGCGAATGCGGTGCTCGAACAGGCCGGGTTGTTGAAGGCATTCTGA